One genomic window of Choloepus didactylus isolate mChoDid1 chromosome 27, mChoDid1.pri, whole genome shotgun sequence includes the following:
- the CHMP2A gene encoding charged multivesicular body protein 2a: MDLLFGRRKTPEELLRQNQRALNRAMRELDRERQKLETQEKKIIADIKKMAKQGQMDAVRIMAKDLVRTRRYVRKFVLMRANIQAVSLKIQTLKSNNSMAQAMKGVTKAMGTMNRQLKLPQIQKIMMEFERQAEIMDMKEEMMNDAIDDAMGDEEDEEESDAVVSQVLDELGLSLTDELSNLPSTGGSLSVAASGKKAEAAASALADADADLEERLKNLRRD; the protein is encoded by the exons ATGGACCTGTTGTTCGGGCGCCGGAAGACACCAGAGGAGCTGCTGCGGCAGAACCAGCGGGCCCTGAACCGTGCCATGCGGGAACTGGACCGTGAGCGACAGAAGCTGGAGACCCAGGAGAAGAAAATTATCGCGGACATCAAGAAGATGGCTAAGCAGGGCCAGATG GATGCTGTGCGCATCATGGCTAAGGATTTGGTGCGCACACGGCGCTATGTGCGCAAATTCGTGCTCATGCGGGCCAACATCCAGGCTGTGTCCCTCAAGATCCAGACACTCAAGTCCAACAACTCGATGGCGCAAGCCATGAAAGGTGTCACCAAGGCGATGGGCACCATGAACAGACAG CTGAAGCTGCCACAGATCCAGAAGATCATGATGGAGTTCGAGCGGCAGGCAGAAATCATGGACATGAAGGAGGAGATGATGAATGACGCCATCGACGATGCCATGGGTGATGAGGAAGATGAAGAAGAGAG TGATGCTGTGGTGTCCCAGGTACTGGACGAGCTGGGACTCAGCCTGACGGATGAGCTGTCAA ACCTCCCTTCCACTGGGGGCTCACTCAGCGTGGCTGCCAGTGGGAAGAAAGCAGAGGCTGCAGCCTCGGCCCTGGCAGATGCTGATGCTGACCTGGAAGAGCGGCTCAAGAACCTGCGGAGGGACTGA
- the UBE2M gene encoding LOW QUALITY PROTEIN: NEDD8-conjugating enzyme Ubc12 (The sequence of the model RefSeq protein was modified relative to this genomic sequence to represent the inferred CDS: deleted 1 base in 1 codon; substituted 1 base at 1 genomic stop codon) has product MIKLFSLKQQKKEEEFGRRHQGQAARRHSAAQLRIQKDINELNLPKTCDISFSDPDDLLNFKLVICPDEGFYKSGKFVIQFLRXVGQGYPHDPPPKVKCETMVYHPNIDLEGNVCLNILREDWKPVLTINSIIYGLQYLFLEPNPEDPLNKEAAEVLQNNRRLFEQNVQRSMRGGYIGSTYFERCLK; this is encoded by the exons ATGATCAAGCTGTTCTCGCTGAAGCagcagaagaaggaggaggagttcGGCCGGCGGCACCAAGGGCAAGCAGCAAGAAGGCATTCTGCGGCGCAGCTGCGAATTCAGAAGG ACATAAACGAGCTGAACCTGCCCAAAACGTGTGATATCAGCTTCTCAGACCCAGACGACCTCCTCAACTTCAAGCTGGTCATCTGTCCCGATGAG ggCTTCTACAAAAGCGGGAAGTTTGTAATTCAGTTTTTAAGGTGA GTGGGCCAGGGTTACCCACATGAT CCCCCCCCCAAGGTGAAGTGTGAGACAATGGTCTATCACCCCAACATCGATCTCGAGGGCAATGTCTGCCTCAACATCCTCAG AGAGGACTGGAAGCCAGTCCTTACGATAAACTCCATAATTTATGGCCTGCAGTATCTCTTCTTG GAGCCCAACCCTGAGGACCCCCTGAATAAGGAGGCTGCCGAGGTCCTGCAGAACAACCGGCGGCTTTTTGAGCAGAACGTTCAGCGCTCCATGCGGGGCGGCTACATTGGCTCCACCTACTTCGAGCGCTGCCTGAAATAG